The Cyanobacteriota bacterium genome contains the following window.
GCCCCGCGCTACGATTCCCATAGGTTACACCGGGGATCGTAGGTCACCTGTGTTCACTAGCCCCAATGTACCAGCAACGGGCGCTACATCTGCCCCTTGACCAGTTACCCCTAGTGGCTCTAGGCTAGACTATCGGGGTTTGGTCAACGATTGTTCATGCGCAACGAGTCGTTATCTCACAGCATCATGATGCTCTGTATGGTAGGAGCAGTTGCTGTGGTTGTAGGGCAATGGCAACCCTTGTTTACTCCGAGCGTTGGTGTTCAACAGCGGCTTTTTAAGCAGTCTGAACGCTCAGATATCCGTATCGTGGTGGATTTAAGCGATCGTCGCGTTTATCTCCATCACCAGCAGGTTGTGAAGGCGAGTTATCCCATTGCTGTGGGGCAAAAAGGGTGGGAAACACCAACGGGTAGGTTTATGGTCTTAGCTATGCAAGAATACCCTACATGGCAACACCCCATCACTGGGCAAGAAATTCCACCGGGAAAAGGTAATCCCCTAGGTGCCCGTTGGATCAAATTCACCACTGCTGATTACTTAGAAATTGGGTTTCATGGCACCGAGCAAGAGAACACCATTGGTCAAGCGGTTTCCCATGGCTGTATACGGATGCGTAACTCAGATATTATTCAGCTCTATGACCAAATTAAGCTAGGTACAATTGTTGAAGTACGCCCCTAGTGTTGAAGCACGCTCCTAGAGGGATAGGACAAACTACAATATCTACTACTTGCTCTCCTATGTTGGGACTACGGCTGTATAAACTAGAAAACCCTTAGGTAACCTGATTGCCACCAAGCATGACTTGCTTTCAGTTTGAACAGGATTTTGTCAACTCTCTGCGCTGCATCCCTATGCGAGTGCGCTACAACTTAGACGCTTGTAGTGTAAAGCTCAGTCTTCAGCAATGGCAACAGTTGACCCTTCAACAACGCCAAGGATTACTAGAGTTGCCCTGCGAGACGGCGATCGAACAAGCAAATTATCGACAACAGTTACAGCAGTGGTTGCT
Protein-coding sequences here:
- a CDS encoding L,D-transpeptidase, which encodes MRNESLSHSIMMLCMVGAVAVVVGQWQPLFTPSVGVQQRLFKQSERSDIRIVVDLSDRRVYLHHQQVVKASYPIAVGQKGWETPTGRFMVLAMQEYPTWQHPITGQEIPPGKGNPLGARWIKFTTADYLEIGFHGTEQENTIGQAVSHGCIRMRNSDIIQLYDQIKLGTIVEVRP